The stretch of DNA GTGCGAGCCGGACACGCTGGCGCTCCTTTCCGCGGGGATCGCGGAGAACCGCGCTGACCCCGAGCCGGTCATGGCCCTCACGGAAGACGGTGGCGCCCACCACGAGGCTTTCTCCCACGACTGCCTTGGCAGGGAATTTCCCGCCTTCGACAGCGGGCTGTACGGCCGTGATCGGAAAACGGCCAAATCGAAGGCCATCCGTGATCAGGGCCTTCGGCTTTTGCTTGGACACGGCACTGGTTCGCGAGTTAGTCGTCACAGCCTCGACGTTATCTAGAAATCGGCCAGATTGCTAAGGATGCGAACGTGTTCCGGCGGTTTCCGGATTTTTCCGGATGGCTATCCGTCATTTACCGGAAAGAATCCTAAAGCAGTTCCGAGGCTCACACTTGTCCGTTAGTGTTTCGCTGGTGAAGGCAATCCGCAGATTTACCGTCCGAACCGTACTCCCGGAATCGATCCGGCCGCTGGCCCGGCTCGCCACCAACCTCCGGTGGTCCTGGCACCGGCCCACCAGGGAGCTCTTCAAGGGGCTCAACCCCCAGATCTGGGCTGAGAGCGCCCATGACCCGGTGACGTTCCTGGGGCTGGTCAGCAGGGAAGAGCTGCAGCGTCTCGCGGCAGACCTTGACGTCGTGCGCCGCGTCCACGCGGCGGCCGACGACCTGGACAGGTACCTCGAGCAGCCGCGCTGGTACCAGAGCCTTGGCGAGGCCGCGCCGTCCTGCATCGCTTACTTCTCCCCCGAATTCGGCATCACCGAAGTCCTGCCCCAGTACTCGGGCGGCCTGGGCATCCTCGCCGGAGACCATCTGAAGGCGGCCTCCGACCTCGGCGTTCCGCTGATCGGGGTCGGCCTCCTCTACCAGGCCGGCTATTTCAAGCAGTCCCTTTCCCGCGACGCCTGGCAGCAGGAGACATACCCGGTCCTCGACCCCGACGGCCTGCCTCTGACCCTGCTGCGCGAGGCCTCCCCGGACGGCAACGGCAAGCCCGTCCAAATCTCGCTGCCCCTGCCCAACGGGCGCCGGCTGCTGGCGCACGTGTGGCGGGCCGACGTCGGGCGTGTCCCGCTCCTGTTGCTGGACTCCAACGTGCCGGGCAACGACGACGCCGCGCGCGGCATCACCGACCGCCTGTACGGCGGCGGCGGTGACCACCGGCTCCAGCAGGAACTCCTGCTGGGCATGGGCGGGGTGAAAGCCCTCCGGGCATTCCAGAAGCTCACCGGCAACCCCGCCCCCGAGGTTTTCCACACCAACGAGGGCCACGCCGGTTTCCTGGGCGTCGAGCGGATCCAGGAGCTGATGTCCGGGGCTGACCCCTTGAGCTGGGATGAAGCGCTGGCCGCCGGACGGGCGTCCACCGTGTTCACGACCCACACGCCGGTCCCGGCCGGGATCGACCGTTTTGAGACCTCGCAGATCCAGCACTTCTTCGACGCCGGGCTGGCTCCGGATGTTCCGGTCGCAAAGATCCTGGACCTGGGCCGGGAAGACTACGCGGACGGCAATCCCTTCGTTTTCAACATGGCGGTCATGGGCCTGCGGCTGGCCCAGCGGGCCAACGGCGTCGCCAAGCTGCACGGCGTCGTATCCCGCGGGATGTTCTCGGCCCTCTGGCCGGGATTCGACCATTCCGAGGTGCCGATAACTTCCGTCACCAACGGCGTGCACGTTCCGACCTGGGTCGACCCGCGCGTCTCGCAGCTCGCCCGGGACCAGTTCGGCTCCGATGCGGAGTCGCAGGGCCGCTGGGACCTGGCCTACAACGTCAGCGACGAAGACGTCTGGGCGATGCGCCGCGAAATGCGCGTATCCCTGGTCGAGGATGTCAGGCGCCGGCTCCGGGCGTCCTGGAAGAAGCGCGGCGCGGCCGACGCCGAGCTTGCCTGGACGGACTCCGTGCTGGATCCGGACATCATGACCATCGGCTTTGCCCGGCGCGTGCCGACCTACAAGCGGCTCACCCTGATGCTCCGCGAACCCGAACGCCTCAAGGCCTTGCTGCTGCACAAGACCCATCCGATCCAGCTGGTGATCGCGGGGAAGTCGCACCCGGCCGATGACGCGGGCAAGAAGATGATCCAGGACCTGGTCCGGTTCACCGACGACCCCGCAGTGCGCCACCGGATTGCGTTCCTGCCGAACTACGACATCGCGATGGCCCGGACGCTGTTCCCCGGCTGCGATGTGTGGCTCAACAACCCGTTGCGTCCGCTCGAGGCCTGCGGAACGTCCGGCATGAAGGCCGCCCTGAACGGTTCGCTGAACCTCTCGGTCCTGGACGGCTGGTGGGATGAGATGTACGACGGCGAGAATGGCTGGGCGATTCCGACTGCCAACAACGACGCGTCCCCCGAGGAACGGGACGATATCGAGGCGGCAGCGCTCTACGAACTCCTCGAAACCCAGGTGTCACCCCGGTTCTACGGGCTGACGGTCTCCGACGCGGCCGGGGCGGCCGGTCCCTCGCAGTCCGAAGCGCAGAAGGTCCCCACCCACTGGGTATCGATGATCAAGCACACCATGTCGCATCTGGGCCCTGCCGTCTCCGCGGAACGGATGCTCAAGGACTACGTCAACGTCCTCTACCGGCCAGCGGCCGAAGCCGGACGCCGCGCCGTCGCGGAAAACTACGCCCAGGCGAAGACCCTTGCCGGCTGGATCTCACGGGTCCGGGCCGCCTGGCCGCAGATCCAGGTGGAGCATGTGGACTCCGTGGGTGTCTCCGAAGACCCGCAGATCGGCGATCTCCTCCAGGTGAACGCCTATGTGGACCTGAAGGACCTTTCCCCGGACGATGTCTTCGTTGAGGTCGCCTATGGCCGCGCCGAGGACAGCGACGAACTGGCGGACGTCACGGTGGCCGAGCTGAAGTCCGCCGAGAGTCTCGGCAAGGGCCGCCACCTCTTCAGCGGCACCCTCGTGATCGACCGTTCCGGATCGTTCGGCTACACGGTCCGTGTGCTCCCCAAGCACGAGGCCCTCGCGTCGAAGGCCGAGCTTGGCCTGATCGTCAACGCCTAGAGGCAGACGGCGATGACGGCCAGGTTCTTCCCGGCATAGCGTTCGGCGTCCTGCAGGATCTCGCAGATGACGCCGAAGGAGCGGTCTGCCCGGAAGACGGCAGGCACCTGCCAGATGAAGGTGATCGGGGCCTGGCCGTCATCCGTGACGGAATCCGCGAAGTCGTGCAGCGAGTCGTTGAGGGCATCGAGGTTGACCCCATAATGCTCCGGGAACTGCAGGGTCTCGCCGAACGCCTTCAGGACGGCCTTCTTGGTGTCCGCGGCCGGGATCACAACGGTGCGGCGGCCGGCGTCGCCGATCTGGTCCTTCAGCTCTTCGAGGGTCCAGGTGTCTGCCGAGTAGATCTTCATGGTTCCTTACTTGCCTTCGACGATGAATCTGAATGAAGCGTAGTGGTCCGCGGTGTAGTATTTTTCGCCGGTTTGTCCCACCACGATCCGGCGCGCTCCGCGGTCCGGCGCTTCCGGTGTCCGGACCGTGTATTCCTTGTAGTATCCGGAGGATTTCCGCGGGAGAATCCCTTCGAAGTTGCCGAAGTTGATGCCGTCCTGGGCGTAAGGGAACGGCCCGCCCTTCGCGATCAGGGCGAGGGTCTGGCGCCCCTGCGGCGGCAGTTCGGAGGCTTTCACTTCGACGAGTTGCGAGGGATTCGCGACGCCGGTCGCACCGGCCCCGCCGGAGGGCCGTGAAGTGGCGCTGCCGGAGGTAGCCGCGGCAGCGCTGCCGTCGAGCCGGGTGCCGCTGAACTGGCCTCCGGAGACGATGGCCAGCACCACGAGTCCGGCCAGCAAGGCGACGAAGGCGAGCATTTTCGTGGACTTCCGCATTGCCTGAATCCTTGCTGTGCGCCGGGCTAGGTGCGGTAGATGTTGATGGTATTGGCCTGGACCACGTCACGCTCCCCGGAAGAGACGCGGACGCCCTGGCGCCGGTCGTTGAGCTCGGAGGTCGTCATCCGCAGTTCGAAGAGCCGGTGGCCCGTGCCGCCCTCATTGCTGAGAGCCGGCAGCGTGACCTTGACGTCCTCGGCGGCCCCGTTGACCACCACGAGACCGACCACCTGGCCGTCGTCGGAGCCGAGCAGGAGCTGGACCACGCGGTGGCGGGGGTCCTGCCAGCTGTCCCCGGACATCGGAATGCCGCTCGCATCGAACCAATGGAAGTAGGACTGGTTCTCCCGCGCCGGATAGTCGTGCGGCTGGCCGGCGAGGAATTCCTTGCGCAGCCGTATCACGCGCTTCGTGATGCGCAGCATGGCGTGGGACTGCGGGGTGTTGGTCCAGTCGATCCAGGCGATGGGGTTGTCCTGGCAGTAGGCGTTGTTGTTGCCCTGCTGGCTCCGGCCGATCTCGTCCCCGGCGGTGATCATGGGCACGCCCAGGGAGATCATGAGCGAGGTCATCAGGTTGCGGCTGGTCTGCGCACGGCGGGCAAGGATTTCCTCGTCTTCCGTCGGGCCCTCGAAGCCGTGGTTGTAGCTGCGGTTGTCTCCGTGGCCGTCGCGGTTCTGTTCCCCGTTGGCCTCGTTGTGCTTGCGGTCGTAGGACACCAGGTCCGCAAGCGTGAAGCCGTCGTGCGCCGCGATGAAGTTGAGGGAGGCGAGCCTGGACCGTCCGGAGGGCTCGAAAAGGCGGGCCGAGCCGGAGAGTGCGTCGGCGAGGCGGGCCACCGAGCCGCCATGGCCGCCGGCGTCGATCGCGGCGCGGTCCGCGAGCCAGAAGCTGCGGATTGCATCGCGGAAGTGATCGTTCCAGTCCACCCAGCCGGCCGGGAACCGGCCGGTCTGCCAGCCGCCGTAACCCAGATCCCACGGTTCGGCGATCAGCTTGGTTCCGGACAGGACCGGATCGGCGGCGACGGCGACCAGGAAGGGATGCCGCGGATCGAACTCATTGGCGGCATTGCGGCACATCGTCACCGCGAGGTCGAAGCGGAAGCCATCGATGTGGAACTCGGACACCCAGTACCGCAGGGAGTCCAGCACCAGCTGGACCACCCGGGGTTCGGCGAAGTTCAGGCTGTTTCCGCAGCCGGTGGTGTCCACGTACCTGCCGTGGCCGTCATGGCGGTAATACTGCATCTCGCCCAGGCCGCGGAAGCTCAGGGTCGGGCCGTCCTGGCCGCCCTCGGCGGTGTGGTTGTAGACGACGTCGAGGATGACCTCGAGGCCCGCGGCATGCAGCAGTTTGACCATGCCCTTGAACTCGTCCTGGACGGCGTGCGGGCCCGCGGCCTGCGCTGCCTGGGTGGCGTAGCCAGGGTGCGGAGCGAAGAACGCGGCCGTGTTGTAGCCCCAGTAGTTCGTCAGCCCCAGATTTTGCAGGTGCGGTTCATCGACATGGAAATGGACCGGGAGGAGCTGGATGGCGGTGATGCCCAGCGCGATCAGGTGCTCGATCATGGCCGGGTGCGCCATGCCGGCATAGGTACCCTGCAGCTCTTCCGGAATGTCCGGGTGCAGCATGGTCTGGCCGCGGACATGGGCCTCATAGACGATGGTGTTGCGCCATGGAACGCGGGGGGCATGGTCCACTCCCCAGTCGAAGTCGCTGGCCATCCGGACGTTCGTGATGAAATCGTCGCGTTCGTCCACGCCCCGCCCGTAGGGGTCCAGCAACAGCGGCTGCGCGCCGTCGAGGTCAAAATCCATCGTGGGCATGGCGAGCGGCAGCGCCTCATGGTCCGGGGAGGCGCGGAAACCGTATCGCGAGCCGGCAGGGATGCCCTCCACAATGCCATGATGGACGCCGTCGGTAACATTGGGCAGGGTCGTCAACTGCCAAGTGCCCCCGGGAGCCTGATAGGCGATCTCCAGGGTGGTCACGCCAGGGGCGTAGACGGCCACGTTGGCGCACGCACCCCGAGGGTCATCCATTGACGGGGAACCGGTACAAGGAACGCTGATCCCCAGCGGGAACGCGCGTGAGGCGTCCACGGTGGAAGCTGTGTCTACAAAGGGCATAACCATTGCTTAAAGCTTAGCCGGGACGGACAAATGACCCGCGTTTTCGTTTTCATGACGATTTGAAGTGTACTGAATAGCTGCGATGCATACTTGAATGAAGCGCCGTCTTGGAGGTAATTGTGCGGGTTGCACTGGCTCAAATCATCACCGGCCGCGATCTTGCCGGGAATCTGGCCCTCGTGGAGGACTATGCGCGCCAGGCCAAGGCCGCGGGAGCGGAGCTGGTCGTGTTTCCCGAGGCGGCCATGCGGGCCTTCGGCAATTCGCTGCTGGACATTGCCGAGCCCCTGGACGGCCCCTGGGCCTCGCGCGTGCGCGCCGTCGCGGCGGAACTGGGAATCGTGATTGTGGCGGGAATGTTCACGCCCGTGGCCTCTTCCGGAGCCGGGGACGACGGCAGCGTGCGCAAGGTCCGCAACACGCTGCTGGTCACCGGTCCGGGGGTGGAGACCAGCTATGACAAGATCCATCTCTTCGATGCCTTCGGATTCGCGGAGTCGGACACCGTCGACGCAGGCACCGAGCCCGTCACCTTCCAGCTCTCCGGCGTGACGTTCGGCCTCGCCACGTGCTACGATATCCGCTTCCCTGACCTATTCACCGAAAATGCGGACCGCGGCGCCGAGGTGAACATCGTCTGCGCTTCCTGGGGTTCGGGCGCCGGCAAAGCCGATCAGTGGAAGCTGCTGGCCCGTGCCCGGGCCGCGGATTCCACCACGGTGGTGCTGGCCTGCGGCCAGGGCGATCCGGCCACGCAGGGACTCGCTGTCCGAGGCTCCGCGCCGACCGGCGTCGGGCACTCGGTGGTGGTATCCCCGTTCGGGGACGTTCTGGCAGAGCTCGACGGCGCCCCCGGCCTGCTGTTTGCGGAACTGGACACCGGCGTCGTCAAAGAAGCCCGCACCAAACTCCCGGTCCTGGCCAACCGCCGGAAGTTCTAAGTCTGCAATCTCCCTCGTCACCTCCGCGTGCGCCGGCGCCCTGTGGTCACCCCCGCGGTCACCGGCGCCTTGCAGTCGCTTAGACACCTCCCGACGCTTCCTCCGGCCGCGGCCGGAAGCGGCGGCGGGAGGAAGGGAAGCCCCGAGGGCCCCGAACTGAGCTTGCGAAGTTTGGGAAGGGGCTGACCGCTAAGCGACGGCAAAACTGCGGTTCCGGCGAAACCCAACCACGACTCAGGTTCCGACGGAACCCAACCACGACTGCCGTTCCGGCGGACCCAACCCCGAAGAAGCGGGGACTACTTGGCGGCGCGCTGGCGGGAGATCTCGTAGAGCGAGATGCCGACGGCCATGGAGGCGTTGAGCGATTCCATTGCGGAATCGATCGGGATGGAAACGATCTGGTCGCAGTTTTCGCGGACCAGGCGGCTCAGGCCCTTGCCCTCGGAACCCACGACGAGGCATACCGGCTCGGTCGCCAGGGCCAGGTCCGGCAGCGAAACGTCGCCGTCGCCGTCGAGGCCCAGAACGTAGATGCCCATGTTCTTGAAGGCCTTGAGGGTGTTGTTCAGGTTCGCGGCGCGTGCCACGGGGACGCGGACGGCGGCTCCCGCGCTGGTCTTCCAGGCCGAGGCGGTAACGCCGACGGAGCGGCGCTCCGGGACGATCACGCCGTGGCCGCTGAAGGCCGAGACCGAGCGGATGATGGCGCCAAGGTTGCGCGGATCGGTGATGCCGTCGAGCGCGACGAAAAGCGGCGCGTTGGCGACATGGCCCTTCTTCCAGCTCTCGAGGGTCTGCTCGGCCAACTCGTAGGCGTCCTGGTACTCGTACGGCGGGATCTGCAGCACGAGTCCCTGATGGATGGCGTCGTCGGTCATCCGGTCCAGCTCGGGCTTGCCGGTTTCCAGCAGCGGGATGCCGCGCTCGGCAGCCAGCTTGAGGGACTCCTTGACACGATCATCCATCTCGATCCGGATGGCGACGTGCAGGGCCTTGGCCGGGATGCCGGCACGCAGCGCCTCCACGACGGAGTTGCGTCCGGTGACGACTTCCTCGGTGGCACGACCCTTGGGGCCGGAGCGTGCGCCGGCGCTGCGCGGGGCGCCCGGGCGCTTGGCCGCGGAGCGCTCCGCGAGCTGCTTGTTCTTGTGGGCCTTGTGGTAGGGACGGTCCTCCGCCTTGGGAGTGGGGCCCTTACCCTCAAGGGCCTTGCGGCCGTGGCCGCCGGTCCCGACCGTGGGGCCCTTCTTCATTTTGACCGAGCGGCGACCGTTGTTGGCCATGAGTTTCACCCTTTTAACTACGCGATTCGTTGATAAGTCTGAACTCCAGTCTACTGACTCGCGTTAAATCCTCGACCGCGGGGTCCTCCGCCGGCCGGCGCCGCGCCGTCGGGGCACAGGGGTTCAGCCGCGCTTGATGCTCCAGCTGGCGCCGTCCGCGCCGTCCTCGACGACGACGCCGGCAGCCGCCAGGGTG from Arthrobacter sp. PAMC25564 encodes:
- the glgP gene encoding alpha-glucan family phosphorylase; amino-acid sequence: MKAIRRFTVRTVLPESIRPLARLATNLRWSWHRPTRELFKGLNPQIWAESAHDPVTFLGLVSREELQRLAADLDVVRRVHAAADDLDRYLEQPRWYQSLGEAAPSCIAYFSPEFGITEVLPQYSGGLGILAGDHLKAASDLGVPLIGVGLLYQAGYFKQSLSRDAWQQETYPVLDPDGLPLTLLREASPDGNGKPVQISLPLPNGRRLLAHVWRADVGRVPLLLLDSNVPGNDDAARGITDRLYGGGGDHRLQQELLLGMGGVKALRAFQKLTGNPAPEVFHTNEGHAGFLGVERIQELMSGADPLSWDEALAAGRASTVFTTHTPVPAGIDRFETSQIQHFFDAGLAPDVPVAKILDLGREDYADGNPFVFNMAVMGLRLAQRANGVAKLHGVVSRGMFSALWPGFDHSEVPITSVTNGVHVPTWVDPRVSQLARDQFGSDAESQGRWDLAYNVSDEDVWAMRREMRVSLVEDVRRRLRASWKKRGAADAELAWTDSVLDPDIMTIGFARRVPTYKRLTLMLREPERLKALLLHKTHPIQLVIAGKSHPADDAGKKMIQDLVRFTDDPAVRHRIAFLPNYDIAMARTLFPGCDVWLNNPLRPLEACGTSGMKAALNGSLNLSVLDGWWDEMYDGENGWAIPTANNDASPEERDDIEAAALYELLETQVSPRFYGLTVSDAAGAAGPSQSEAQKVPTHWVSMIKHTMSHLGPAVSAERMLKDYVNVLYRPAAEAGRRAVAENYAQAKTLAGWISRVRAAWPQIQVEHVDSVGVSEDPQIGDLLQVNAYVDLKDLSPDDVFVEVAYGRAEDSDELADVTVAELKSAESLGKGRHLFSGTLVIDRSGSFGYTVRVLPKHEALASKAELGLIVNA
- a CDS encoding barstar family protein, with the protein product MKIYSADTWTLEELKDQIGDAGRRTVVIPAADTKKAVLKAFGETLQFPEHYGVNLDALNDSLHDFADSVTDDGQAPITFIWQVPAVFRADRSFGVICEILQDAERYAGKNLAVIAVCL
- a CDS encoding ribonuclease domain-containing protein; its protein translation is MRKSTKMLAFVALLAGLVVLAIVSGGQFSGTRLDGSAAAATSGSATSRPSGGAGATGVANPSQLVEVKASELPPQGRQTLALIAKGGPFPYAQDGINFGNFEGILPRKSSGYYKEYTVRTPEAPDRGARRIVVGQTGEKYYTADHYASFRFIVEGK
- the glgX gene encoding glycogen debranching protein GlgX; protein product: MVMPFVDTASTVDASRAFPLGISVPCTGSPSMDDPRGACANVAVYAPGVTTLEIAYQAPGGTWQLTTLPNVTDGVHHGIVEGIPAGSRYGFRASPDHEALPLAMPTMDFDLDGAQPLLLDPYGRGVDERDDFITNVRMASDFDWGVDHAPRVPWRNTIVYEAHVRGQTMLHPDIPEELQGTYAGMAHPAMIEHLIALGITAIQLLPVHFHVDEPHLQNLGLTNYWGYNTAAFFAPHPGYATQAAQAAGPHAVQDEFKGMVKLLHAAGLEVILDVVYNHTAEGGQDGPTLSFRGLGEMQYYRHDGHGRYVDTTGCGNSLNFAEPRVVQLVLDSLRYWVSEFHIDGFRFDLAVTMCRNAANEFDPRHPFLVAVAADPVLSGTKLIAEPWDLGYGGWQTGRFPAGWVDWNDHFRDAIRSFWLADRAAIDAGGHGGSVARLADALSGSARLFEPSGRSRLASLNFIAAHDGFTLADLVSYDRKHNEANGEQNRDGHGDNRSYNHGFEGPTEDEEILARRAQTSRNLMTSLMISLGVPMITAGDEIGRSQQGNNNAYCQDNPIAWIDWTNTPQSHAMLRITKRVIRLRKEFLAGQPHDYPARENQSYFHWFDASGIPMSGDSWQDPRHRVVQLLLGSDDGQVVGLVVVNGAAEDVKVTLPALSNEGGTGHRLFELRMTTSELNDRRQGVRVSSGERDVVQANTINIYRT
- a CDS encoding carbon-nitrogen hydrolase family protein, translated to MRVALAQIITGRDLAGNLALVEDYARQAKAAGAELVVFPEAAMRAFGNSLLDIAEPLDGPWASRVRAVAAELGIVIVAGMFTPVASSGAGDDGSVRKVRNTLLVTGPGVETSYDKIHLFDAFGFAESDTVDAGTEPVTFQLSGVTFGLATCYDIRFPDLFTENADRGAEVNIVCASWGSGAGKADQWKLLARARAADSTTVVLACGQGDPATQGLAVRGSAPTGVGHSVVVSPFGDVLAELDGAPGLLFAELDTGVVKEARTKLPVLANRRKF
- the rlmB gene encoding 23S rRNA (guanosine(2251)-2'-O)-methyltransferase RlmB, with amino-acid sequence MANNGRRSVKMKKGPTVGTGGHGRKALEGKGPTPKAEDRPYHKAHKNKQLAERSAAKRPGAPRSAGARSGPKGRATEEVVTGRNSVVEALRAGIPAKALHVAIRIEMDDRVKESLKLAAERGIPLLETGKPELDRMTDDAIHQGLVLQIPPYEYQDAYELAEQTLESWKKGHVANAPLFVALDGITDPRNLGAIIRSVSAFSGHGVIVPERRSVGVTASAWKTSAGAAVRVPVARAANLNNTLKAFKNMGIYVLGLDGDGDVSLPDLALATEPVCLVVGSEGKGLSRLVRENCDQIVSIPIDSAMESLNASMAVGISLYEISRQRAAK